AATATTTTTAATAAGTCTTTTCTTAAAAAATAAAGCCCACCCTATCGTAAGTAAATACATAAATGCAGTACCCAAAGTGGGAATTGTAATGAGAAAAAATGGGTTGAAAGGCATCAATTTGTGGAGTAGGCTGATCCATGTCATGCCTAAAATGGAAAAAAAGGCCAAAATTAGGACCAAACGATACAACGGCGGTAACCGCTGACTCCTGAAAACGTGATAAAATGCCAAACCATAGCCAACGGTCGCCAGAGTGCTTGTCAGATAAATCTCGTATCGGCTTGTAATACAGCAAATACCGAAGAAACCAATGATCATAAGAGGCAGTGTGCGGCCCGGAAATAATCGATTGGTGGTAAGAGGCAGTTGAATCGTGGTATGTTCGGGTAGAAGCAAAAACTTCAATGCAGGCCATTCGTACAGCAACGCCAGTACATTCAGCGTTGTAAAAACCGCATCTACGTAAGGCGTTCCCCGCCAGTGTTGAGAAATGGTCACCATCAATATCCCTACATTCATCGGGACAAGCATGATCAGGCCGAGCACAGCATAACGCTGCGATAGGACCAACGCGCCGACCGTCACCTGTGAAACGGCAATGAAAAAGCCGAATGTACGCAGCCCGTGCGGAGTCAGTTGTTCAATCAGCAGGGGCGGGCCGATGAGTTGTCCAAAGTGCCCTTCGGTCAGTTTGCATAATCCGGAAGAAGTGAAGACGTAGCCCAAAAAGAGGCGGATCAGGAGCACATTGAAGTCTTTGAAGGTCATCTTTTTTTCGAACAAAATAGGTGAGCATTGCCGAAATCCCAATCAAAATGTGACAGGCGGTGCAGGTATACGTAAAAGGCGCGACTTTAAAGCCGCGCCTTTTACGTATGAATTTCGGGAGAAATCAATAAGGAATGGGTAAAACCTTACTTTCTTTAAAGGTGGAAAGAATAACCATCGTTTGGGTATTGGCCACTTCTTCAATTTCATTGATACATTCCAGCAGTAACTTCTGATAAGAGGCGATGTCTTTTGAAATGACTTTCAGTAAAAAATCGCCGGAGCCTGTGATATGGTGACATTCTATGATTTCAGGAATTTCGTTCACTCTTCTGACAAACGAATCGGTAACATCTTTTTTGTGACCTGTCAAAGAAACTTGGATAAAAGTCGTCACGCCCAGCCCTACTTTTTCGCGGTCCAATTGTGCATGATAACTTTGAATAATACCATGCTGTTCGAGTTTTTTTACCCGCTCAAGTGTTGGAGCCGGCGAAAGTCCGATTTCTTTCGAGAGTTGTGCATTGGTAATTTTTGCGTTAGCTTGCAAAATGTCCAAGACCTTGCGGTCTATCTGGTCTAATTTCATGTGAGAAGCTTAATTTTTATAAAAAAGGCCGTAAACAAATATTATACTGCAAATGTAAGGAGTTTGTGGAATTATTTTGCAATGAAACGCTAATTATATTCAATAAAACCAAAGAAAAATTAACTTTTGAAAAATATTCCAAAACGCAGTATGAAAGTTTTTTTTTAAATCACCACGAATAATTACAAGAAAATCATCTAATATTTTTATATTTGAATTTGACAGATTTGTTTAGGCCAATGAAAAAAAAGTGTGTATTTCTAGATCGTGACGGTGTTCTTAATCAGGATATGGATGGGTATCTGTATCTGGCAGAAGAAATGATCATTCCTGACGGAGTGGTGGAAGGTCTTCAAAAAATGAAAGAAGCCGGGTATTTATTGATTGTTGTGACCAATCAGGCGGGTATTGCCAAAGGCTTATACTCAAAGGAGGAGGTTTTAAATTGTCATCGACATTTTCAGCATCAATGCGGGCATTTATTGGATGACTTATATTTTTGCTCTCATCATCCGGATTTTGACAGCTGTTCGCTAATGCGAAAGCCCGAATCCCTGATGTTGGAAAAAGCAATTGCC
Above is a window of Runella slithyformis DSM 19594 DNA encoding:
- a CDS encoding Lrp/AsnC family transcriptional regulator; the protein is MKLDQIDRKVLDILQANAKITNAQLSKEIGLSPAPTLERVKKLEQHGIIQSYHAQLDREKVGLGVTTFIQVSLTGHKKDVTDSFVRRVNEIPEIIECHHITGSGDFLLKVISKDIASYQKLLLECINEIEEVANTQTMVILSTFKESKVLPIPY
- a CDS encoding D-glycero-alpha-D-manno-heptose-1,7-bisphosphate 7-phosphatase; translated protein: MKKKCVFLDRDGVLNQDMDGYLYLAEEMIIPDGVVEGLQKMKEAGYLLIVVTNQAGIAKGLYSKEEVLNCHRHFQHQCGHLLDDLYFCSHHPDFDSCSLMRKPESLMLEKAIAKYDIDVMSSWMVGDRPRDMQAGKRVGVRTIHLTSTPEKSVGDAFASNFLEATQLVVKS